A genomic window from Glycine max cultivar Williams 82 chromosome 17, Glycine_max_v4.0, whole genome shotgun sequence includes:
- the LOC100781635 gene encoding oligopeptide transporter 3 gives MATVKSSSMDAEKAANGESPPERCPVEEVALVVPETDDPSLPVMTFRAWFLGIASCVLLIFLNTFFTFRTQPLTISAILMQIAVLPIGRFMAATLPTKEYGFLGSRFTFNPGPFNMKEHVIITIFANCGVSFGGGDAYSIGAITVMKAYYKQSLSFLCALFIVLTTQMMGYGWAGILRRYLVDPVEMWWPANLAQVSLFRALHEKEPKSKGLTRMQFFLIAMGASFLYYALPGYLFMVLTFFSWICWAWPHSITAQQIGSGYHGLGIGAFTLDWAGISAYHGSPLVSPWSSIVNVGIGFIMFIYIILPLCYWKFNTFDAHKFPIFSNQLFTASGHKYDTTKILTPEYVLNVDAYNKYSKLYLSPLFALSIGSGFARFTATLTHVALFNGRDIWRQSRSAMSNAKLDIHGRLMKAYKQVPEWWFLSILFGSMALSLLMAFVWKTDVQLPWWGMLFAFGLAFIVTLPIGVIQATTNQQPGYDIIAQFMIGYVLPGQPIANLLFKIYGRISTVHALSFLSDLKLGHYMKIPPRCMYTAQLVGTLVAGVVNLAVAWWMLDSIKDICMDDKVHHDSPWTCPKYRVTFDASVIWGLIGPKRLFGPGGLYRNLVWLFLIGAVLPVPIWVLSKIFPEKKWIPLINIPVITYGFAGMPPATPANIASWLVTGMIFNYFVFRYNKRWWQKYNYVLSAALDAGTAFMGVLIFFALQNAGHNLKWWGSELDHCPLATCPTAPGIEVDGCPVFK, from the exons ATGGCGACTGTGAAGAGCAGCAGCATGGACGCCGAGAAGGCGGCGAACGGGGAATCTCCACCGGAGCGGTGTCCGGTGGAGGAGGTGGCTCTGGTGGTGCCGGAGACCGACGACCCATCACTTCCGGTGATGACTTTCCGAGCATGGTTTCTGGGAATAGCCTCATGTGTGCTCCTGATCTTCCTCAACACTTTCTTCACCTTCAGGACTCAGCCACTCACCATCTCTGCCATTCTCATGCAAATCGCGGTTCTTCCCATAGGAAGGTTCATGGCCGCGACTCTTCCCACCAAAGAGTACGGCTTTCTCGGGTCGCGCTTCACCTTCAACCCTGGACCCTTCAACATGAAGGAGCATGTCATCATCACCATCTTCGCTAACTGTGGTGTTTCCTTTGGAGGAGGCGATGCTTACTCCATTGGTGCCATTACTGTCATGAAGGCTTACTATAAACAGAGTTTGAGCTTTCTCTGTGCCCTCTTCATCGTCTTAACTACTCAG ATGATGGGGTATGGATGGGCTGGGATTCTGAGGAGGTATCTGGTTGATCCCGTTGAAATGTGGTGGCCAGCAAACCTTGCTCAAGTGTCGCTCTTTAG GGCACTCCATGAAAAGGAGCCGAAATCAAAAGGTTTAACGAGGATGCAGTTTTTCCTCATTGCCATGGGTGCAAGCTTCTTGTATTATGCACTCCCTGGCTATCTCTTCATGGTCTTAACATTCTTCTCATGGATATGTTGGGCATGGCCACATAGCATCACTGCACAGCAAATTGGCTCAGGTTATCACGGACTTGGGATTGGTGCCTTCACACTTGATTGGGCAGGGATTTCAGCTTATCATGGCAGTCCCCTTGTTTCACCATGGTCTTCCATTGTTAATGTGGGAATTGGATTTATCATGTTCATCTACATCATTCTACCTCTCTGTTACTGGAAGTTCAACACTTTTGATGCACACAAGTTTCCTATATTTTCTAACCAGTTGTTCACGGCCAGTGGACATAAATATGACACCACCAAGATCTTAACCCCTGAGTATGTCCTTAATGTTGATGCATACAACAAGTACAGCAAGTTATACCTTAGCCCTCTGTTTGCATTATCTATTGGATCAGGTTTTGCAAGATTTACGGCAACCCTCACTCATGTAGCACTCTTTAATGGAAG AGACATTTGGAGACAGAGTAGATCAGCAATGAGTAACGCAAAATTGGATATCCATGGTAGACTGATGAAAGCTTATAAGCAAGTACCAGAATGGTGGTTCCTCAGTATATTGTTTGGGAGCATGGCGCTATCCTTGCTAATGGCTTTTGTGTGGAAAACGGATGTGCAACTGCCATGGTGGGGTATGCTCTTTGCTTTTGGTTTGGCTTTTATTGTAACCCTTCCTATTGGTGTCATTCAAGCAACTACCAACCAG CAACCTGGATATGACATTATAGCACAGTTCATGATTGGGTATGTCCTTCCTGGACAACCAATTGCAAACTTGCTCTTCAAGATTTACGGGAGAATCAGCACCGTCCATGCTCTCTCTTTCTTGTCAGATCTCAAACTTGGCCACTACATGAAAATTCCTCCACGGTGCATGTACACCGCTCAG CTGGTGGGAACTCTAGTTGCTGGTGTAGTGAACCTGGCAGTGGCTTGGTGGATGTTGGATAGCATTAAGGACATCTGCATGGATGATAAAGTGCACCATGACAGTCCTTGGACATGCCCTAAGTACAGAGTGACATTTGATGCATCAGTTATATGGGGTCTGATTGGACCAAAGAGGCTATTTGGACCTGGTGGGCTGTACAGGAACCTTGTGTGGTTATTCCTGATTGGAGCAGTGCTTCCAGTTCCTATTTGGGTGTTGAGCAAAATCTTCCCTGAGAAGAAATGGATACCACTGATCAACATACCAGTTATAACCTATGGCTTTGCTGGAATGCCGCCAGCAACTCCTGCCAATATTGCAAGCTGGCTAGTGACTGGAATGATCTTCAATTACTTCGTGTTCCGCTACAACAAACGCTGGTGGCAGAAGTACAATTATGTACTATCTGCAGCACTGGATGCAGGCACAGCTTTTATGGGTGTTCTGATATTCTTTGCCCTGCAAAATGCTGGCCATAATCTCAAATGGTGGGGAAGTGAATTGGACCATTGCCCATTGGCCACTTGCCCAACTGCACCAGGAATTGAGGTTGATGGCTGTCCAGTATTCAAATAG
- the LOC100527827 gene encoding heavy-metal-associated domain-containing protein isoform 2 (isoform 2 is encoded by transcript variant 2), with protein MGEKDEGNKEEAKEEKKEEEKKEEPPPEIVLKVDMHCEACARKVAKALKGFQGVEEVSADSRTSKVVVKGKAADPIKVCERLQKKSGKKVELISPLPKPPEEKEEPPKEEPPKEEKKYEPPPVVTVVLKVRMHCEACAQVIQKRIRKIKGVESVETDLANDQVIVKGVVDPAKLVDHVYKRTKKQASIVKDGEKKEEEKKEEEKKEEKEEEKRGEEENKGGEDNKTEIKRSEYWPSKNYIDYAYDPEIFSDENPNACSVM; from the exons ATGGGTGAA aaagacgaaggaaacaaagaagaagccaaagaggaaaagaaggaagaagagaagaaagaggAGCCACCACCGGAAATAGTGCTCAAAGTTGATATGCATTGTGAGGCCTGTGCAAGGAAAGTTGCAAAAGCATTGAAAGGATTCCAAG GAGTGGAAGAGGTGAGTGCGGATAGCAGGACAAGCAAAGTGGTAGTGAAAGGAAAGGCAGCAGACCCCATAAAGGTGTGTGAGAGGCTACAAAAGAAAAGTGGTAAGAAAGTGGAGCTGATTTCACCCTTGCCAAAACCTCCAGAGGAGAAAGAAGAACCACCCAAAGAAGAACCACCAAAAGAGGAGAAAAAATATGAG CCTCCTCCTGTGGTAACAGTTGTCCTAAAAGTTCGAATGCATTGTGAAGCATGTGCTCAAGTTATACAGAAGCGAATCCGCAAGATTAAAG GAGTAGAATCAGTGGAAACAGACTTGGCAAATGATCAAGTTATAGTAAAAGGTGTGGTCGACCCTGCCAAGCTTGTTGATCATGTATATAAGAGGACCAAAAAGCAAGCCTCTATTGTGAAGGAcggagaaaagaaggaagaagaaaagaaagaagaggagaaaaaggaagagaaagaagaagagaaaagaggtgaagaagaaaacaagggaGGAGAAGATAACAAAACTGAAATCAAACGAAGTGAATACTGGCCATCCAAAAACTACATCGACTATGCTTATGACCCCGAGATTTTCAGCGACGAGAACCCAAATGCCTGCTCTGTTATGTAA
- the LOC100805688 gene encoding SNF1-related protein kinase regulatory subunit beta-2 isoform X1, producing the protein MGNVNVTPEEEEVSASARATDENAMPQSPPTSPTAIHFPLIFAPQVPVVPLQRPDEMHVPSCSWMETTSGYEDVYREVGIPTVITWSYDGKEVAVEGSWDNWKTRMPLERSGKDFAIMKVLPSGVYLYRFIVDGRMRYTPDSPWAQDDAGDAYNILDLQDYVPEDIGSISSFEPPQSPDSSYDNLYLSSEDYAKEPPLVPPLLQMTLLNVPATNMKIQPPMSRPRHGVLNHLYAQKGKSSPSVVGLGTTHRFLAKYVTVVLYKSLQGKP; encoded by the exons ATGGGCAATGTGAACGTGActcctgaagaagaagaagtttctGCAAGTGCAAGGGCAACCGATGAGAACGCCATGCCTCAGTCTCCTCCCACCTCTCCTACGGCTATCCATTTCCCCCTCATATTCGCTCCTCAG GTTCCGGTGGTTCCGCTACAAAGACCTGATGAGATGCATGTTCCAAGTTGTTCCTGGATGGAGACAACTTCAGGGTATGAAGATGTGTACCGCGAAGTAGGAATTCCAACAGTGATTACTTGGAGTTATGATGGAAAGGAAGTAGCTGTGGAGGGATCGTGGGATAATTGGAAAACAAG AATGCCCCTGGAGAGATCAGGGAAGGACTTTGCAATAATGAAGGTTCTGCCATCTGGTGTTTACCTGTACAGATTTATTGTGGATGGACGGATGAGGTACACTCCAGACTCGCCTTGGGCCCAAGATGATGCTGGGGATGCTTACAACATCTTGGACTTACag GATTATGTTCCTGAAGACATTGGAAGCATTTCTAGTTTTGAGCCTCCTCAATCACCAGACTCGAGTTATGATAACTTATATCTTAGTTCTGAAGATTATGCTAAGGAGCCACCTTTAGTTCCTCCACTCTTGCAAATGACACTGCTAAATGTGCCTGCAACAAATATGAAAATCCAACCTCCTATGTCAAGACCTCGACATGGAGTGCTGAATCATCTTTACGCACAGAAAGGAAAGAGCAGTCCTTCAGTGGTTGGCCTTGGTACAACTCATCGGTTTCTAGCCAAATATGTCACTGTTGTGCTGTACAAGTCGTTGCAAGGTAAACCATAA
- the LOC100805688 gene encoding SNF1-related protein kinase regulatory subunit beta-2 isoform X2: protein MGNVNVTPEEEEVSASARATDENAMPQSPPTSPTAIHFPLIFAPQVPVVPLQRPDEMHVPSCSWMETTSGYEDVYREVGIPTVITWSYDGKEVAVEGSWDNWKTRFIVDGRMRYTPDSPWAQDDAGDAYNILDLQDYVPEDIGSISSFEPPQSPDSSYDNLYLSSEDYAKEPPLVPPLLQMTLLNVPATNMKIQPPMSRPRHGVLNHLYAQKGKSSPSVVGLGTTHRFLAKYVTVVLYKSLQGKP, encoded by the exons ATGGGCAATGTGAACGTGActcctgaagaagaagaagtttctGCAAGTGCAAGGGCAACCGATGAGAACGCCATGCCTCAGTCTCCTCCCACCTCTCCTACGGCTATCCATTTCCCCCTCATATTCGCTCCTCAG GTTCCGGTGGTTCCGCTACAAAGACCTGATGAGATGCATGTTCCAAGTTGTTCCTGGATGGAGACAACTTCAGGGTATGAAGATGTGTACCGCGAAGTAGGAATTCCAACAGTGATTACTTGGAGTTATGATGGAAAGGAAGTAGCTGTGGAGGGATCGTGGGATAATTGGAAAACAAG ATTTATTGTGGATGGACGGATGAGGTACACTCCAGACTCGCCTTGGGCCCAAGATGATGCTGGGGATGCTTACAACATCTTGGACTTACag GATTATGTTCCTGAAGACATTGGAAGCATTTCTAGTTTTGAGCCTCCTCAATCACCAGACTCGAGTTATGATAACTTATATCTTAGTTCTGAAGATTATGCTAAGGAGCCACCTTTAGTTCCTCCACTCTTGCAAATGACACTGCTAAATGTGCCTGCAACAAATATGAAAATCCAACCTCCTATGTCAAGACCTCGACATGGAGTGCTGAATCATCTTTACGCACAGAAAGGAAAGAGCAGTCCTTCAGTGGTTGGCCTTGGTACAACTCATCGGTTTCTAGCCAAATATGTCACTGTTGTGCTGTACAAGTCGTTGCAAGGTAAACCATAA
- the LOC100527827 gene encoding heavy-metal-associated domain-containing protein isoform 1 (isoform 1 is encoded by transcript variant 1), whose product MGEEKKDEGNKEEAKEEKKEEEKKEEPPPEIVLKVDMHCEACARKVAKALKGFQGVEEVSADSRTSKVVVKGKAADPIKVCERLQKKSGKKVELISPLPKPPEEKEEPPKEEPPKEEKKYEPPPVVTVVLKVRMHCEACAQVIQKRIRKIKGVESVETDLANDQVIVKGVVDPAKLVDHVYKRTKKQASIVKDGEKKEEEKKEEEKKEEKEEEKRGEEENKGGEDNKTEIKRSEYWPSKNYIDYAYDPEIFSDENPNACSVM is encoded by the exons ATGGGTGAA gaaaagaaagacgaaggaaacaaagaagaagccaaagaggaaaagaaggaagaagagaagaaagaggAGCCACCACCGGAAATAGTGCTCAAAGTTGATATGCATTGTGAGGCCTGTGCAAGGAAAGTTGCAAAAGCATTGAAAGGATTCCAAG GAGTGGAAGAGGTGAGTGCGGATAGCAGGACAAGCAAAGTGGTAGTGAAAGGAAAGGCAGCAGACCCCATAAAGGTGTGTGAGAGGCTACAAAAGAAAAGTGGTAAGAAAGTGGAGCTGATTTCACCCTTGCCAAAACCTCCAGAGGAGAAAGAAGAACCACCCAAAGAAGAACCACCAAAAGAGGAGAAAAAATATGAG CCTCCTCCTGTGGTAACAGTTGTCCTAAAAGTTCGAATGCATTGTGAAGCATGTGCTCAAGTTATACAGAAGCGAATCCGCAAGATTAAAG GAGTAGAATCAGTGGAAACAGACTTGGCAAATGATCAAGTTATAGTAAAAGGTGTGGTCGACCCTGCCAAGCTTGTTGATCATGTATATAAGAGGACCAAAAAGCAAGCCTCTATTGTGAAGGAcggagaaaagaaggaagaagaaaagaaagaagaggagaaaaaggaagagaaagaagaagagaaaagaggtgaagaagaaaacaagggaGGAGAAGATAACAAAACTGAAATCAAACGAAGTGAATACTGGCCATCCAAAAACTACATCGACTATGCTTATGACCCCGAGATTTTCAGCGACGAGAACCCAAATGCCTGCTCTGTTATGTAA